From Streptomyces fungicidicus, one genomic window encodes:
- a CDS encoding SpoIIE family protein phosphatase translates to MANVVSEGAAGRSTRTPRAEGALRTIAADQDSPERVRRVLEQALVFAGAAFAALYRPGADGELLYLAESAGLPRTLCGVRDSYPVAGRAPVAEAHRGRPVWLGPQDLAAQPQSRRVPSSDFFLAALPVRGDGGGCLLAISESPLGFDPEDRACLGLVADALAVPAPPAAADGGEPPPGGFSLAMDTGRVRVGDGLLELFGLGPDDFDGRVESLLSLTVPEDLPSLMSVVEADHMTIGDRELEFRVLRPAGPPRWLRLRGRLVPGGEGRPARLVGSVVDASTLRSDITDVARVQRLAAALATAVTVRDVGKAVVAALRRPLRADRIALAELEGERLVVTVLDPPEPEDWPELWRAEWRTEWPDAPVRTMPTLAAALREGRAAIWPAGSPLETALAEVGPGGLAVLPLPAGNRMVGACLIGWDTPHDFGPDERALLTAAAGLAGQALMRARAFDAEHELVGMLQRQLLPRRLPRLPGAIAVARYLPSTAGLELGGDWYDVIPLPDNHVALVIGDVQGHSAGAATLMGQLRTALRAYAVEGHPPDVVVSHANRLLMDMETDLFATCCYVDVDLEQGSAWCVRAGHLPPVLRHPDGSTEIAEAEGGPPLGVVRQSDFPMSPLGLRRGTLVALTTDGLVESPESDIDEGLERFAGQLSAADPTPLGPVADALLGKAPRSDDVALLLMRYDGMASRPLRESWTVWRVPQAVGHARRFTRRTLRSWGVTADMDAALLVVSELVTNALVHTEGQVRLDITLVNDRLRLAVADASPRTPAKPTSIGWGATGGRGILLVEAVSAAWGTLPVSGGKQVWAEFVLRD, encoded by the coding sequence ATGGCCAACGTGGTCAGTGAGGGCGCTGCGGGACGCAGCACGAGAACGCCGCGTGCGGAAGGCGCCCTGAGGACCATCGCGGCCGACCAGGACTCACCCGAACGGGTCCGCCGGGTCCTCGAGCAGGCCCTCGTCTTCGCCGGCGCCGCGTTCGCCGCCCTGTACCGGCCCGGTGCGGACGGCGAGCTGCTGTATCTGGCGGAGTCCGCCGGCCTGCCGAGGACCCTGTGCGGGGTGCGGGACAGCTATCCCGTCGCCGGGCGCGCCCCGGTGGCCGAGGCCCACCGCGGCCGGCCGGTGTGGCTCGGCCCGCAGGACCTCGCCGCACAGCCCCAGTCCCGGCGCGTGCCCAGCAGCGACTTCTTCCTCGCGGCCCTGCCCGTTCGGGGCGACGGCGGCGGCTGTCTGCTCGCGATCAGTGAGAGCCCCCTCGGGTTCGACCCCGAGGACCGCGCCTGTCTCGGCCTGGTCGCCGACGCCCTCGCCGTTCCCGCGCCGCCCGCGGCCGCCGACGGCGGCGAGCCGCCGCCCGGCGGTTTCAGCCTCGCCATGGACACCGGCCGGGTCCGGGTCGGCGACGGCCTCCTGGAACTCTTCGGCCTCGGCCCCGACGACTTCGACGGACGGGTGGAGAGCCTGCTGAGCCTGACGGTGCCGGAGGACCTGCCCTCGCTGATGTCCGTCGTCGAAGCGGACCACATGACGATCGGCGACCGCGAACTGGAGTTCCGGGTGCTGCGTCCCGCCGGCCCGCCCAGGTGGCTCCGGCTGCGCGGCCGGCTGGTGCCCGGCGGCGAGGGCCGCCCCGCCCGGCTCGTCGGCTCCGTCGTCGACGCCTCCACCCTGCGCTCCGACATCACGGACGTGGCCCGTGTGCAGCGCCTCGCCGCCGCGCTCGCCACCGCGGTCACCGTCCGCGACGTGGGAAAGGCGGTGGTCGCCGCGCTGCGCAGGCCGCTGCGGGCCGACCGGATCGCGCTCGCCGAGCTGGAGGGCGAACGGCTCGTCGTCACCGTCCTCGACCCGCCCGAGCCGGAGGACTGGCCGGAGCTGTGGCGCGCGGAGTGGCGCACCGAGTGGCCCGACGCGCCGGTGCGCACCATGCCCACCCTCGCCGCCGCCCTGCGCGAGGGACGCGCCGCCATCTGGCCGGCCGGCTCCCCGCTGGAGACCGCCCTCGCCGAGGTGGGCCCCGGCGGCCTTGCCGTGCTGCCGCTGCCTGCCGGGAACCGCATGGTCGGCGCCTGTCTGATCGGCTGGGACACCCCGCACGACTTCGGGCCCGACGAGCGCGCCCTGCTCACCGCCGCCGCCGGTCTCGCCGGACAGGCCCTGATGCGGGCCCGCGCCTTCGACGCCGAGCACGAACTGGTGGGGATGCTCCAGCGCCAGCTGCTGCCCCGGCGACTGCCGAGGCTGCCCGGCGCGATCGCCGTGGCCCGCTATCTGCCCAGTACCGCCGGTCTGGAGCTCGGCGGCGACTGGTACGACGTGATCCCGCTGCCGGACAACCACGTCGCCCTCGTCATCGGCGACGTCCAGGGCCACAGCGCCGGCGCCGCCACTCTCATGGGCCAGCTGCGCACCGCGCTGCGGGCCTACGCCGTCGAGGGGCATCCTCCGGACGTCGTGGTCTCCCACGCCAACCGGCTCCTCATGGACATGGAGACCGATCTCTTCGCCACCTGCTGCTACGTCGACGTCGACCTGGAGCAGGGCTCCGCCTGGTGCGTCCGCGCAGGTCATCTGCCGCCGGTGCTGCGCCACCCGGACGGGAGCACCGAGATCGCCGAGGCCGAGGGCGGCCCGCCGCTCGGCGTGGTGCGGCAGAGCGACTTCCCGATGAGCCCGCTCGGGCTGCGGCGCGGCACGCTGGTCGCGCTCACCACGGACGGCCTGGTCGAGTCTCCGGAGTCCGACATCGACGAGGGCCTGGAGCGTTTCGCGGGGCAGCTGTCCGCCGCCGACCCCACCCCGCTCGGGCCCGTCGCGGACGCCCTCCTGGGCAAGGCGCCGCGCAGCGACGACGTGGCCCTGCTGCTGATGCGCTACGACGGCATGGCCTCGCGCCCGCTGCGGGAGAGCTGGACGGTGTGGCGGGTGCCCCAGGCGGTCGGGCACGCCCGCCGCTTCACCCGGCGCACCCTGCGCTCCTGGGGCGTGACCGCCGACATGGACGCCGCCCTGCTCGTCGTCTCCGAACTGGTCACCAACGCCCTGGTGCACACCGAGGGACAGGTCCGTCTCGACATCACCCTGGTCAACGACCGGCTGAGGCTCGCGGTCGCCGACGCCTCGCCCCGCACCCCCGCGAAGCCGACCAGTATCGGCTGGGGGGCCACCGGGGGCCGGGGCATCCTGCTCGTCGAGGCGGTGTCGGCGGCCTGGGGGACCCTCCCGGTCAGCGGGGGAAAGCAGGTGTGGGCCGAGTTCGTCCTGCGGGACTGA
- a CDS encoding S1 family peptidase — MSHKRIPKRKAAIAVGGVVALGAAAILLPNANASQDGAPDDAAAAPRTLKAADASDLASRLAGLLGDAFAGSYYDGENKQLVVNVVPGDDNNVIVQAEKAGAAVREVDNSLTELAAGARTLKSEATIPGTSWAVDPRTNRILVTADSTVTGDRWNRLESTVRSLGPGMATVKKSAGTFRTFASGGDAIFSGGARCSLGFNVTAGDGSPAFLTAGHCGVAADQWSDAQGGQPIATVDQAVFPGAGDFALVTYDDPATQAPSEVNLGDQTLPISGAAEATVGQEVFRMGSTTGLADGQVLGLDATVNYPEGTVTGLIQTNVCAEPGDSGGSMFTRDGLAIGLTSGGSGDCTSGGETFFQPVTTALEAVGATLGADGAGAGDQAGGAGDAGAGDQAGGEEAGAGQDAGAGEEAGAGAGDASGQGAQNHSRRSH; from the coding sequence TTGAGTCACAAGCGAATTCCGAAGCGCAAGGCCGCGATAGCGGTGGGCGGCGTGGTGGCGCTCGGCGCCGCCGCGATCCTGCTCCCCAACGCCAACGCCTCCCAGGACGGCGCGCCGGACGACGCCGCGGCGGCGCCGAGGACCCTCAAGGCGGCCGACGCCTCGGATCTCGCCTCGCGACTCGCCGGGCTCCTCGGCGACGCGTTCGCCGGCTCCTACTACGACGGTGAGAACAAGCAGCTCGTCGTCAACGTCGTACCGGGCGACGACAACAACGTGATCGTGCAGGCCGAGAAGGCGGGCGCGGCCGTCCGCGAGGTCGACAACAGCCTGACGGAGCTGGCGGCGGGGGCGCGGACGCTGAAGTCGGAGGCGACCATCCCGGGCACCTCGTGGGCCGTCGACCCGCGCACCAACAGGATCCTCGTCACCGCGGACAGCACGGTCACCGGCGACAGGTGGAACAGGCTGGAGTCCACCGTGCGGAGCCTCGGCCCGGGCATGGCGACCGTCAAGAAGTCCGCGGGCACCTTCCGGACGTTCGCGTCCGGCGGCGACGCCATCTTCTCCGGCGGAGCGCGCTGCTCGCTCGGCTTCAACGTCACCGCGGGCGACGGCTCCCCGGCGTTCCTGACGGCCGGTCACTGCGGTGTCGCGGCCGACCAGTGGTCCGACGCGCAGGGCGGGCAGCCGATCGCCACGGTCGACCAGGCGGTCTTCCCCGGCGCGGGCGACTTCGCGCTCGTCACGTACGACGACCCCGCGACCCAGGCGCCGAGTGAGGTGAACCTCGGTGACCAGACCCTCCCGATCTCCGGGGCCGCGGAGGCGACCGTCGGTCAGGAGGTGTTCCGGATGGGCAGCACCACCGGGCTCGCCGACGGGCAGGTGCTCGGCCTGGACGCCACGGTGAACTACCCGGAGGGCACGGTCACCGGCCTCATCCAGACGAACGTCTGCGCCGAGCCCGGCGACAGCGGCGGCTCCATGTTCACCCGGGACGGCCTCGCCATCGGCCTGACCTCGGGCGGCAGCGGCGACTGCACCTCGGGCGGCGAGACGTTCTTCCAGCCGGTCACCACGGCCCTGGAAGCGGTCGGCGCGACCCTCGGCGCGGACGGCGCCGGCGCCGGCGACCAGGCGGGCGGCGCGGGCGATGCCGGTGCCGGCGACCAGGCGGGCGGCGAGGAGGCCGGTGCGGGCCAGGACGCCGGCGCGGGTGAGGAGGCCGGCGCGGGTGCCGGCGACGCGTCGGGCCAGGGCGCCCAGAACCACTCCCGCAGGAGCCACTGA
- a CDS encoding HlyD family efflux transporter periplasmic adaptor subunit — MQFRQQALAKLQSPEELDLPVRFARPQGWLVLSVTVVAMAAASVWALTGSVSSTVGAPAVLTHGQGSYVLQSPVAGQVTAVVAKEGERLPAGSPVLKVRTERGDTVVRSLDAGRITALAATVGQIISTGADVAAVEKVSREKAPLYATVYVPAGDAAGIPAHAPVDLTVQSVPSQEYGVLRGEVKSVDRSAQSAQQIAAFLGDSRLAEQFTGKGRPVAVTVELKKSSGTESGYAWSSADGPPFALTSMTLATGSIRLADRRPVDWLLP; from the coding sequence GTGCAGTTCCGCCAACAGGCCCTCGCCAAGCTCCAGTCACCGGAGGAGCTCGACCTGCCGGTGCGCTTCGCGCGTCCGCAGGGCTGGCTGGTGCTCTCCGTGACGGTGGTCGCGATGGCGGCCGCCTCGGTATGGGCACTGACCGGCTCGGTGTCCTCCACGGTCGGCGCGCCCGCCGTCCTCACGCACGGGCAGGGCAGTTACGTCCTGCAGAGCCCCGTCGCCGGCCAGGTCACCGCCGTCGTCGCGAAGGAGGGCGAGCGGCTTCCGGCCGGCTCCCCCGTCCTGAAGGTGCGCACCGAGCGGGGAGACACGGTCGTACGCTCCCTCGACGCGGGCCGGATCACCGCGCTCGCCGCCACCGTCGGCCAGATCATCTCCACCGGCGCGGACGTCGCCGCCGTGGAGAAGGTCTCCCGCGAGAAGGCCCCGCTGTACGCGACGGTGTACGTCCCGGCGGGGGACGCCGCCGGCATCCCCGCGCACGCCCCCGTCGACCTGACCGTGCAGTCCGTGCCGAGTCAGGAGTACGGCGTGCTGCGCGGCGAGGTGAAGTCGGTGGACCGCTCGGCGCAGTCGGCCCAGCAGATCGCCGCGTTCCTCGGGGACAGCAGGCTCGCCGAGCAGTTCACCGGGAAGGGCAGGCCGGTGGCGGTCACGGTCGAGCTGAAGAAGTCGTCCGGCACCGAGAGCGGATACGCGTGGTCGTCCGCGGACGGCCCGCCGTTCGCACTGACCTCGATGACCCTGGCCACGGGTTCGATCCGGCTGGCCGACCGGCGTCCCGTCGACTGGCTGCTGCCGTGA
- a CDS encoding NHLP family bacteriocin export ABC transporter peptidase/permease/ATPase subunit translates to MTTAQETRGRRRAAPPGRAVPKARAKTVRTPTVLQMEAVECGAASLAMVLGHYGRHVPLEELRIACGVSRDGSRASNLLKAARSYGLTAKGMQMDLAALAEVTAPAILFWEFNHYVVYDGMGRRFGRRGVYINDPGKGRRFVPLEEFDGSFTGVVLVMEPGEDFTRGGRRPGVLGTMPARLRGTAGTMPAVVLSSLLLVAVGAAVPGLSRTFIDEFLIGGHTSMLGVLFTSMGACVLLTLVLTWLQQGNLLRGRLISSTLSSARFLRHLLRLPVTFFAQRSPADLVQRLQSNDAVAETLARDLSAAGVDAVVVVLYAVLLYTYDPQLTFVGIGVALLNIVAMRIVIRLRATRTAKLRADNARLTNTAYTGLQLIETLKATGGEDGYFRKWAGQHATTLEEQQRLGVPSAWLGIVAPTLATLNSALILWIGGLRAVEGHISVGLLVAFQALVARFTAPLTRLNGVAGRIQDFAADVARLKDVENFRADPLYGRPGGVESTRRLHGHVELQNIGFGYSPLDKPLLTGFDLTVGPGQQVALVGGSGSGKSTVSRLISGLYAPWEGVIRIDGRRIEDIPRGALAASVSFVDQEVFLFEGTVRDNVALWDPSVPDEAVVEALKDAALYDVILRRPGGIHSPVEQDGRNFSGGQRQRLEIARALVRRPSILVLDEVTSALDAETELLVMDSLRRRGCACVVIAHRLSTVRDSDEIVVLDHGTVVERGRHEELVARGGAYAALVRER, encoded by the coding sequence GTGACCACCGCTCAGGAGACCCGCGGCCGGCGCCGTGCCGCCCCGCCCGGGCGCGCCGTTCCCAAGGCCCGTGCGAAGACCGTCCGTACGCCCACCGTGCTCCAGATGGAGGCCGTGGAGTGCGGCGCCGCCTCCCTGGCGATGGTGCTCGGCCACTACGGCCGGCATGTCCCGCTGGAGGAGCTGCGCATCGCCTGCGGCGTCTCGCGGGACGGCTCACGCGCCAGCAACCTGCTGAAGGCGGCCCGGAGTTACGGGCTGACCGCCAAGGGCATGCAGATGGATCTGGCCGCCCTCGCCGAAGTGACGGCGCCGGCCATCCTGTTCTGGGAGTTCAACCACTACGTCGTCTACGACGGCATGGGCCGCCGCTTCGGCCGCCGCGGGGTGTACATCAACGACCCCGGCAAGGGTCGGCGGTTCGTCCCGCTGGAGGAGTTCGACGGCAGCTTCACCGGTGTGGTGCTGGTGATGGAGCCCGGCGAGGACTTCACACGGGGCGGCCGCAGGCCGGGCGTGCTCGGCACGATGCCGGCCCGGCTGCGCGGCACGGCGGGCACCATGCCCGCGGTGGTGCTGTCGAGCCTGCTCCTGGTGGCGGTGGGCGCGGCGGTGCCGGGGCTCAGCCGCACCTTCATCGACGAGTTCCTGATCGGCGGCCACACCTCCATGCTGGGGGTGCTGTTCACGTCGATGGGCGCCTGTGTGCTGCTCACCCTGGTGCTGACCTGGCTCCAGCAGGGCAACTTGCTGCGCGGCCGGCTGATCTCCTCCACGCTGTCCAGCGCCCGTTTCCTGCGCCATCTGCTGCGGCTGCCGGTGACGTTCTTCGCCCAGCGCAGCCCGGCCGACCTGGTGCAGCGGCTGCAGTCCAACGACGCGGTGGCCGAGACCCTGGCCCGCGATCTGTCGGCGGCGGGCGTGGACGCGGTGGTGGTCGTGCTGTACGCGGTGCTGCTGTACACGTACGACCCGCAGCTCACCTTCGTGGGCATCGGTGTGGCGCTGCTGAACATCGTGGCGATGCGGATCGTCATCCGGCTGCGCGCGACCCGCACCGCGAAGCTGCGCGCGGACAACGCCCGGCTCACCAACACCGCCTACACCGGACTGCAGTTGATCGAGACGCTGAAGGCGACCGGCGGGGAGGACGGCTACTTCCGCAAGTGGGCGGGGCAGCACGCGACCACGCTGGAGGAGCAGCAGCGGCTCGGTGTGCCGAGCGCCTGGCTGGGCATCGTCGCGCCGACGCTCGCCACCCTCAACAGCGCGCTGATCCTGTGGATCGGCGGCCTGCGGGCGGTCGAGGGGCACATCTCGGTCGGACTGCTGGTCGCCTTCCAGGCGCTGGTCGCCCGCTTCACCGCCCCGCTGACCCGGCTCAACGGCGTCGCGGGCCGGATCCAGGACTTCGCCGCGGACGTGGCCCGGCTGAAGGACGTGGAGAACTTCCGGGCCGACCCGCTCTACGGCCGTCCCGGCGGCGTGGAGTCGACGCGCCGGCTGCACGGCCATGTCGAGCTGCAGAACATCGGCTTCGGCTACAGCCCGCTGGACAAGCCGCTGCTGACCGGCTTCGACCTGACGGTGGGCCCCGGACAGCAGGTGGCGCTGGTCGGCGGCTCGGGCAGCGGCAAGTCCACGGTGTCGCGGCTGATCTCGGGCCTGTACGCGCCGTGGGAGGGCGTCATCCGGATCGACGGCCGGCGCATCGAGGACATTCCGCGAGGCGCGCTGGCGGCGTCCGTCTCCTTCGTCGACCAGGAGGTGTTCCTGTTCGAGGGCACCGTCCGGGACAACGTGGCGCTGTGGGATCCCTCGGTCCCGGACGAGGCCGTGGTGGAGGCGCTCAAGGACGCGGCGCTGTACGACGTGATCCTGCGCCGTCCGGGTGGCATCCACAGCCCGGTGGAGCAGGACGGCCGGAACTTCTCCGGCGGCCAGCGCCAGCGTCTGGAGATCGCGCGGGCACTGGTGCGCCGGCCGAGCATCCTGGTGCTGGACGAGGTGACCAGCGCGCTCGACGCGGAGACCGAGCTGCTGGTGATGGACAGCCTGCGCCGGCGCGGGTGCGCCTGTGTGGTGATCGCGCACCGGCTGAGCACGGTGCGCGACAGCGACGAGATCGTCGTCCTGGACCACGGCACGGTCGTGGAGCGCGGGCGGCACGAGGAACTGGTGGCGCGCGGCGGCGCGTACGCGGCGCTGGTCAGGGAGCGATGA
- a CDS encoding NHLP bacteriocin export ABC transporter permease/ATPase subunit, with product MTTVHEGQGGDLVLGALGSLGTPIDCSGFGRLDLEGPQVLWLIASGAVDLFAVDAGQQGHWHHLGRLEAGSLVLGPVAGPAHTLVARPLRDCVVHRIGLRELYQPASTQTWSYDEYGNAQYVPPTTSPLEYALALGVGRGLAVLFQAPMATERAVAPSDDDVFWMQVPPGSAQYGSLYGAEAAADLLMDPALWQSMVDQQYRLMTTLDRWIEQLEHTHETRTAEGIAAGEAVRAQADRTLLAAIGKRSGQRTTAADADATYAACRLVARAAGITLAAPARSGTGGDRLDPVEQIALASRVRTRVVRLDGRWWRDDVGPLVGHRALSGAPVALLWRRGGYVSVHPATGRETPVEKANAGEFEPRAMMFYRPLPERRLGPLGLMRFCMSGTRGDLTGLLLSGLVTVVIGALVPLATGKVLGEFVPKAQTGLIVQVCLAVILSSVVAAAFMLLQNLTLLRLEGRVEATLQPAVWDRLLRLPTRFFTERSTGELASAAMGISAIRRMLAGVGPTVAQSVTVGAMNLGLLLWFSVPMALAAVGMLVVIAGVFLGLGLWQVRWQRRLVVLTNKLNNQAFQTLRGLPKLRVAAAENYAYAAWASEFARSRELQQRAGRIKNLTAVLGAVYLPLCTLAMFMLLAGPARGSMTAAEFLTFNTSVTMVLTSVTQLTGAFVSGVAALPLFEQIRPVLDATPEVRTASTRPGPLTGAVEARRLTFRYSDDGPLVLDDVSFEARPGEFVAVVGPSGCGKSTLLRLLIGFDRPVSGSVLYDGQDLAALDQSAVRRQCGVVLQHAQPFTGSLLDVICGSEPYTPEEAMAAAEMAGLAEDIRRMPMGLHTLVSGSGAVSGGQRQRLMIAQALIRRPRILFFDEATSALDNETQRTVMESTKALEATRIVIAHRLSTVLDADRVVVMESGKVVQQGPPAQLLADTGGRLHELVRRQMA from the coding sequence ATGACGACCGTGCACGAGGGGCAGGGCGGCGACCTCGTCCTGGGCGCGCTCGGCTCGCTGGGCACGCCCATCGACTGCTCCGGGTTCGGCCGGCTGGACCTCGAGGGGCCGCAGGTGCTGTGGCTGATCGCGTCCGGCGCCGTGGACCTGTTCGCGGTGGACGCCGGACAGCAGGGGCACTGGCACCATCTGGGCCGGCTGGAGGCCGGCTCGCTGGTGCTGGGCCCGGTGGCCGGTCCGGCGCACACGCTGGTGGCGCGTCCGCTGCGGGACTGCGTGGTGCACCGCATCGGGCTGCGCGAGCTGTACCAGCCGGCGAGCACCCAGACCTGGTCGTACGACGAGTACGGCAACGCGCAGTACGTGCCGCCCACGACGAGCCCGCTGGAGTACGCCCTGGCGCTCGGCGTGGGCCGCGGTCTCGCGGTGCTGTTCCAGGCGCCGATGGCCACGGAGCGGGCCGTCGCGCCCAGCGACGACGACGTGTTCTGGATGCAGGTGCCGCCGGGCAGCGCCCAGTACGGCTCGCTGTACGGCGCGGAGGCGGCGGCCGACCTGCTGATGGATCCGGCGCTGTGGCAGAGCATGGTCGACCAGCAGTACCGGCTGATGACGACGCTGGACCGGTGGATCGAACAGCTGGAGCACACCCACGAGACACGCACCGCGGAGGGCATCGCGGCCGGTGAGGCGGTGCGGGCGCAGGCCGACCGGACGCTGCTCGCCGCCATCGGCAAGCGGTCGGGACAGCGCACCACGGCGGCGGACGCGGACGCCACCTACGCGGCCTGCCGGCTGGTCGCGCGGGCGGCCGGGATCACGCTGGCCGCGCCCGCCCGGTCCGGCACCGGCGGGGACCGCCTCGATCCGGTCGAGCAGATCGCGCTGGCCTCCCGCGTCCGCACCCGCGTGGTACGGCTGGACGGCCGCTGGTGGCGGGACGACGTGGGTCCGCTGGTGGGTCACCGCGCCCTGTCGGGGGCGCCCGTGGCGCTGCTGTGGCGGCGCGGCGGCTATGTGTCGGTGCATCCGGCGACCGGCCGTGAGACACCGGTCGAGAAGGCGAACGCCGGGGAGTTCGAGCCCCGCGCGATGATGTTCTACCGTCCGCTGCCCGAGCGGCGGCTGGGCCCGCTCGGGCTGATGCGGTTCTGCATGTCGGGGACGCGCGGCGATCTGACCGGTCTGCTGCTGAGCGGTCTGGTGACGGTGGTGATCGGGGCCCTGGTGCCCCTCGCCACCGGAAAGGTGCTCGGCGAGTTCGTGCCGAAGGCGCAGACCGGGCTGATCGTGCAGGTGTGTCTCGCGGTGATCCTGAGCAGCGTGGTGGCCGCCGCCTTCATGCTGCTGCAGAACCTCACCCTGCTGCGTCTGGAGGGCCGGGTGGAGGCCACGCTCCAGCCGGCGGTGTGGGACAGACTGCTGCGGCTGCCGACCAGGTTCTTCACCGAGCGTTCCACGGGCGAGCTGGCCAGTGCGGCCATGGGCATCAGCGCGATCCGCCGCATGCTGGCCGGCGTGGGTCCCACGGTGGCGCAGTCGGTCACCGTGGGCGCGATGAACCTGGGACTGCTGCTGTGGTTCAGCGTGCCGATGGCGCTGGCCGCGGTCGGGATGCTGGTCGTCATCGCGGGGGTGTTCCTGGGGCTCGGACTGTGGCAGGTGCGCTGGCAGCGGCGCCTGGTGGTGCTCACCAACAAGCTGAACAACCAGGCGTTCCAGACGCTGCGCGGGCTGCCGAAGCTGCGGGTGGCGGCGGCGGAGAACTACGCGTACGCCGCGTGGGCGTCGGAGTTCGCCCGCAGCCGTGAGCTCCAGCAGCGGGCCGGCCGGATCAAGAACCTGACGGCGGTTCTGGGGGCGGTCTACCTGCCGCTGTGCACCCTGGCGATGTTCATGCTGCTGGCCGGGCCGGCGCGGGGCTCGATGACGGCGGCGGAGTTCCTCACCTTCAACACGTCCGTGACGATGGTGCTGACCTCCGTCACCCAGCTGACCGGCGCGTTCGTCTCGGGCGTGGCCGCGCTGCCGCTGTTCGAGCAGATCAGGCCGGTGCTGGACGCCACGCCCGAGGTACGCACGGCGAGCACCCGGCCGGGCCCGCTGACCGGGGCGGTCGAGGCGCGGCGGCTGACCTTCCGCTACTCCGACGACGGCCCGCTGGTCCTGGACGACGTGTCCTTCGAGGCGCGGCCGGGCGAGTTCGTGGCGGTGGTCGGCCCGAGCGGCTGCGGCAAGTCCACGCTGCTGCGGCTGCTCATCGGCTTCGACCGGCCGGTCTCCGGCAGCGTGCTGTACGACGGCCAGGACCTGGCCGCGCTGGACCAGTCGGCCGTGCGCCGCCAGTGCGGTGTGGTGCTCCAGCACGCGCAGCCCTTCACCGGGTCGCTCCTGGACGTCATCTGCGGGAGCGAGCCGTACACGCCGGAGGAGGCGATGGCGGCGGCGGAGATGGCGGGACTGGCCGAGGACATCCGGCGGATGCCGATGGGGCTGCACACCCTGGTGTCCGGCAGCGGCGCGGTCTCCGGAGGGCAGCGGCAGCGGCTGATGATCGCCCAGGCGCTGATCCGGCGGCCGCGGATCCTCTTCTTCGACGAGGCGACCAGCGCCCTGGACAACGAGACGCAGCGCACGGTCATGGAGAGCACCAAGGCCCTGGAGGCGACCCGGATCGTCATCGCGCACCGGTTGTCGACGGTGCTGGACGCGGACCGGGTCGTGGTGATGGAGAGCGGCAAGGTGGTCCAGCAGGGCCCGCCGGCGCAGCTCCTCGCCGACACCGGCGGGCGGCTGCACGAGCTGGTGCGGCGGCAGATGGCGTGA